The following proteins come from a genomic window of Trifolium pratense cultivar HEN17-A07 linkage group LG4, ARS_RC_1.1, whole genome shotgun sequence:
- the LOC123924776 gene encoding kinesin-like protein KIN-4A, translating to METSSENCSVKVALHIRPLISDEKQQGCTQCVSVYPGKPQVHIGSHSFTFDHVYGNGGSPSSKMFEECVAPLVDGLFQGYNATVLAYGQTGSGKTYTMGTAYNDHSGIGLIPQVMNALFNKIETLKHQTEFQLHVSFIEILKEEVRDLLDMVSMGKSDNSSSNGHSGKVTIPGKPPIQIRESSSGVITLAGSTEVSVSTLQEMAAYLEQGSLNRATGSTNMNNQSSRSHAIFTITLEQMRKLHSFSPSNDTSDEDMGEEYLSAKLHLVDLAGSERAKRTGSDGLRLKEGIHINRGLLALGNVISALGDEKKRKEGVHVPYRDSKLTRLLQDSLGGNSRTVMIACISPADINAEETLNTLKYANRARNIQNKPVANRDLISNEMQQMRQQLKYLQAELCSRGGGSVDEMRVLKERITWLEETNEELCRELHKYRSRCSFVERCDIDETDGHIYLMKNDGFERCFQSSDLSDHLVAGSLSGQDSREADEVEKELEHTLLLNTMDKEMHELNKRLEQKETEMKLVGGDTEALRQHFGKKIMELEDEKRKVQQERDRLLHEVENLAVNSNGLAHKTQDVRGQKLKALEAQILDLKKKQENQVQLLKQKEKSEEAAKRLQAEIQYIKAQKVQLQHKIKQEAEQFRQWKASREKELLQLKKEGRRNEYERHKLEALNQRQKMVLHRKTEEATMATKRLKELLEARKSSPRDHSGYSNGHLQPGQINEKSLQRWLDQELEVMVHVHEVRAEFDKQNQVHTALEEELAFLKQVDQFSDRQSISTGNSRYSRLLSMSPDAKVTRIASLENMLGMSSAALKAMTSQLTEAEERERALNNRGRWNQLRSMGEAKNVLQYLFNATAEARCQLWEKNMELKDLKEQLNELVTLLKQSETQRKELVKEIAIGEQAVSITLNTPASESSRSLKHLADEMSGPLSPMSLPAPKQLKFTPGVVNGSVRESATFLDDARKMIPIGELSMKRLASIGQAGKLWRWKRSHHQWLLQFKWKWQKPWKLSELIKHSDETIMRSRPRAQALINVA from the exons ATGGAAACATCATCGGAGAATTGCTCCGTTAAAGTTGCTTTACACATTCGTCCACTCATCTCCGATGAAAAACAACAAGGTTGCACTCAATGTGTTTCTGTTTACCCTGGAAAACCTCAG GTTCATATCGGGTCTCATTCCTTTACATTTGATCATGTTTATGGAAATGGAGGATCTCCTTCATCTAAAATGTTTGAGGAATGTGTTGCTCCATTGGTTGATGGGTTATTCCAAGGGTACAATGCTACTGTACTTGCTTATGGACAG ACAGGATCCGGGAAAACGTATACCATGGGAACTGCATACAATGACCATAGTGGAATTGGGTTAATTCCTCAGGTTATGAATGCCTTGTTCAACAAGATTGAAACTCTAAAGCATCAAACAGAATTTCAGTTGCATGTTTCCTTCATTGAG ATTTTGAAAGAAGAGGTAAGGGACTTGCTGGATATGGTATCTATGGGAAAATCAGATAACTCTAGCTCTAATGGCCATTCTGGAAAAGTAACTATTCCTGGGAAACCACCGATACAAATTCGTGAATCATCAAGTGGAGTAATAACACTGGCAGGGTCAACTGAAGTTTCTGTAAGTACATTACAGGAGATGGCTGCTTACTTGGAGCAGGGTTCTTTAAATAGGGCAACCGGAAGTACAAATATGAACAACCAATCCAG TCGGTCACATGCCATCTTCACAATTACATTAGAACAGATGCGCAAACTCCATTCATTCTCTCCCAGCAATGATACTTCAGATGAGGATATGGGTGAGGAGTACCTTTCAGCAAAGCTCCATTTGGTAGATCTAGCTGGATCTGAGCGAGCTAAAAGAACTGGTTCTGATGGTCTTCGTTTAAAAGAAG GTATACACATCAATAGAGGTCTGCTTGCACTTGGTAATGTCATAAGTGCACTGGGGGATGAGAAAAAGCGAAAGGAGGGTGTACATGTCCCTTACCGGGATAGCAAACTCACTCGACTATTACAG GATTCACTTGGTGGAAACAGCAGAACTGTCATGATAG CTTGCATTAGCCCTGCTGACATCAATGCTGAGGAAACTCTTAATACCCTTAAGTATGCAAATCGTGCACGCAACATTCAAAATAAGCCTGTT GCTAATCGAGATTTGATATCCAATGAGATGCAGCAAATGCGCCAGCAGTTAAAGTACTTGCAGGCTGAACTCTGTTCTCGAGGAGGAGGTTCGGTTGATGAAATGCGG GTTCTTAAGGAAAGGATTACTTGGCTTGAGGAAACTAACGAGGAACTCTGTCGAGAACTTCATAAATACCGCAGTAGATGTTCTTTTGTAGAAAGATGTGATATTGACGAAACA GATGGACATATTTATCTAATGAAAAATGATGGGTTCGAGAGGTGCTTTCAGAGCTCAGATTTATCTGACCATCTAGTGGCTGGAAGTTTGTCAG GTCAGGATTCAAGGGAAGCTGATGAAGTAGAGAAAGAGTTGGAGCATACACTACTGCTAAATACCATGGATAAAGAGATGCACGAGTTAAATAAGCGATTGGAGCAGAAAGAG ACTGAGATGAAGCTCGTGGGAGGTGATACTGAAGCACTCAGGCAACACTTTGGAAAGAAAATTATGGAACTCGAGGACGAGAAAAGAAAAGTGCAG CAAGAAAGGGACCGATTGTTACACGAAGTAGAGAATCTTGCAGTTAATTCAAATGGACTGGCACATAAAACACAAGATGTTCGTGGCCAAAAATTGAAAGCATTGGAAGCACAG ATTTTAGACCTcaagaagaaacaagaaaaCCAGGTTCAGCTACTAAAGCAAAAGGAGAAAAGTGAAGAAGCTGCCAAAAGACTGCAAGCTGAGATACAGTATATCAAGGCTCAAAAG GTTCAGTTGCAGCATAAAATAAAGCAAGAGGCAGAACAATTTCGACAATGGAAAGCTTCCCGTGAAAAGGAGTTACTCCAG TTGAAAAAGGAGGGAAGAAGGAATGAGTATGAAAGACATAAACTTGAGGCTCTAAACCAGCGCCAGAAAATG GTTCTTCATAGAAAGACAGAGGAAGCAACAATGGCTACCAAAAGGCTAAAAGAACTGTTGGAAGCTCGCAAATCTTCTCCGCGTGACCACTCTG GTTATTCAAATGGACATCTACAGCCTGGACAG ATCAATGAAAAATCCCTCCAGAGGTGGCTTGACCAGGAGCTGGAGGTAATGGTACATGTGCATGAAGTTCGTGCCGAATTTGACAAACAAAACCAAGT tcACACTGCACTAGAAGAAGAATTGGCTTTCCTGAAACAAGTGGACCAGTTTTCAGATAGACAGAGTATCTCCACAGGAAATAGCCGATATTCaag ACTGTTATCCATGTCGCCAGATGCAAAAGTTACGAGAATAGCTTCTCTTGAGAACATGCTGGGCATGTCTTCAGCTGCTTTGAAAGCCATGACTTCACAACTTACTGAGGCAGAAGAAAGGGAACGTGCATTAAATAACCGCGGACGTTGGAATCAATTACGCTCAATGGGAGAGGCGAAGAATGTGCTTCAGTATTTGTTCAATGCTACCGCAGAAGCAAG ATGCCAATTGTGGGAAAAGAATATGGAACTGAAGGACTTAAAAGAGCAACTTAATGAGCTTGTAACACTACTAAAACAAAGTGAAACACAGAGAAAGGAGCTTGTAAAAGAGATAGCGATTGGTGAACAAGCAGTTTCCATCACATTGAACACACCAGCATCG GAAAGTTCGCGGTCCTTGAAACACCTTGCGGATGAAATGAGTGGTCCATTGTCCCCAATGTCGCTTCCTGCACCAAAGCAACTCAAATTCACCCCTGGTGTTGTTAATGGGTCGGTCAGGGAGTCAGCTACATTTCTAGATGACGCACGAAAG ATGATACCCATTGGCGAGTTGTCAATGAAGAGACTAGCATCTATAGGACAAGCCGGAAAACTTTGGAGGTGGAAGAGAAGTCATCATCAATGGTTGCTACAGTTTAAATGGAAGTGGCAGAAGCCCTGGAAACTCTCAGAATTGATCAAACACAGTGATGAAACAATCATGAGGTCAAGGCCTCGAGCACAAGCTTTGATTAATGTGGCGTGA